The following proteins are co-located in the Camelina sativa cultivar DH55 chromosome 12, Cs, whole genome shotgun sequence genome:
- the LOC104730089 gene encoding uncharacterized protein LOC104730089 isoform X2: MNRGAGIYAVLVHQFGGHIAGLPSNYLIPLTYNVTMIKKQRKRVMVRGEGFGLRFPANSPRTRTRCTSFILLQAWLDIVSKKDMLRIVVLFDSLPTELDFERTRGRQIAQETSGKVQYGGGRQPAVLRTFSQRLCIFSPSPLESRKLMQTAACS, from the exons ATGAACCGTGGAGCTGGGATCTATGCTGTTCTTGTGCATCAATTTGGAGGACATATCGCTGGTCTTCCTTCAAATTATCTTATCCCTCTCACTTACAATGTTACCAT GATaaagaagcagagaaagaggGTGATGGTTCGAGGAGAGGGCTTCGGGCTTCGGTTCCCTGCAAATTCTCCACGAACACGAACAA GGTGtactagttttattttgttgcagGCTTGGCTTGATATTGTAAGCAAGAAAGATATGTTGAggattgttgttttgtttgatagcTTACCAACGGAGTTGGATTTTGAGAGGACACGAGGGAGACAAATTGCACAAGAGACAAGTGGAAAAGTTCAGTATGGTGGAGGGCGTCAACCTGCAGTTTTAAGAACCTTCAGTCAAAGACTCTGTATTTTTTCACCCTCGCCGCTGGAATCCCGCAAGCTGATGCAAACTGCAGCATGTTCGTGA
- the LOC104730089 gene encoding uncharacterized protein LOC104730089 isoform X1: MNRGAGIYAVLVHQFGGHIAGLPSNYLIPLTYNVTITRHRTLRFCRIKKQRKRVMVRGEGFGLRFPANSPRTRTRCTSFILLQAWLDIVSKKDMLRIVVLFDSLPTELDFERTRGRQIAQETSGKVQYGGGRQPAVLRTFSQRLCIFSPSPLESRKLMQTAACS, from the exons ATGAACCGTGGAGCTGGGATCTATGCTGTTCTTGTGCATCAATTTGGAGGACATATCGCTGGTCTTCCTTCAAATTATCTTATCCCTCTCACTTACAATGTTACCAT cACTAGACATCGCACCTTGCGATTTTGCAGGATaaagaagcagagaaagaggGTGATGGTTCGAGGAGAGGGCTTCGGGCTTCGGTTCCCTGCAAATTCTCCACGAACACGAACAA GGTGtactagttttattttgttgcagGCTTGGCTTGATATTGTAAGCAAGAAAGATATGTTGAggattgttgttttgtttgatagcTTACCAACGGAGTTGGATTTTGAGAGGACACGAGGGAGACAAATTGCACAAGAGACAAGTGGAAAAGTTCAGTATGGTGGAGGGCGTCAACCTGCAGTTTTAAGAACCTTCAGTCAAAGACTCTGTATTTTTTCACCCTCGCCGCTGGAATCCCGCAAGCTGATGCAAACTGCAGCATGTTCGTGA
- the LOC104730090 gene encoding putative glutathione peroxidase 7, chloroplastic, whose translation MASSYASFSYISNGFVASPPPNSSAFLPPSLKLTTRTSNSRNLRNGVSLKSSNNHGLLVKSRNFRSVYARASAEKTVHDFTVKDIDGKDVSLDKFKGKPLLIVNVASRCGLKSSNYSELSHLYEKYKNQGFEILAFPCNQFGFQEPGSNPEIKQFACTRFKAEFPIFDKVDVNGPTTAPIYKFLKSSAGGFLGDIIKWNFEKFLVDKKGKVVERYPPTTSPFQIEKDIKKLLAA comes from the exons ATGGCTTCATCTTACGCATCATTCTCATATATCTCCAATGGTTTCGTTGCAAGCCCACCTCCAAATTCTTCGGCTTTTCTCCCCCCTTCGTTGAAACTTACCACGAGGACATCGAATTCTCGGAATCTGAGAAATGGGGTTTCCCTGAAATCTTCGAATAATCATGGACTTCTAGTCAAATCAAGAAATTTCCGTAGTGTGTATGCAAGAGCTTCTGCAGAGAAGACTGTTCACGATTTCACTGTAAAG GACATAGATGGGAAAGATGTATCTCTGGACAAATTTAAAGGCAAACCTCTTCTGATCGTTAACGTCGCTTCAAGATG TGGTTTGAAATCATCAAATTACTCAGAGCTTTCACATCTGTACGAAAAGTACAAGAACCAAG gatttgagatTCTAGCTTTCCCTTGCAATCAATTTGGATTTCAAGAGCCTGGATCAAACCCTGAGATCAAGCAATTTGCTTGTACACGATTCAAAGCTGAGTTCCCTATATTCGATAAG GTTGATGTTAATGGACCAACTACAGCTCCAATCTACAAGTTCTTAAAATCTAGTGCTGGTGGATTCCTTGGTGATATCATCAAATGGAACTTTGAGAAATTCTTGGTTGACAAAAAGGGCAAAGTCGTCGAGAGGTACCCTCCCACGACTTCTCCTTTCCAAATCGAG AAGGACATCAAGAAGTTGCTTGCGGCTTAA
- the LOC104730094 gene encoding probable protein phosphatase 2C 60 isoform X2, with product MGIYLSSPKTDKFSEDGENNKLRYGLSSMQGWRASMEDAHAAILDLDENTSFLGVYDGHGGKVVSKFCAKYLHQQVLSDEAYAAGDVGTSLQKAFFRMDEMMQGQRGWRELAVLGDKINKFSGMIEGLIWSPRSGDSANKPDAWAFEEGPHSDFTGPNSGSTACVAVIRNKQLFVANAGDSRCVISRKGQAYNLSRDHKPDLDAEKERILKAGGFIHAGRVNGSLNLARAIGDMEFKQNKFLSSEKQIVTASPDVNTVELCDDDDFLVLACDGIW from the exons atgggtatATACCTTAGTTCTCCAAAAACAGATAAGTTTTCAGAAGATGGGGAAAATAATAAACTCAGATATGGTTTGTCCTCTATGCAAGGTTGGCGTGCGTCCATGGAAGATGCG CATGCTGCAATTCTTGATCTCGATGAGAACACTTCCTTCTTGGGTGTCTATGATGGCCATGGAG GTAAAGTTGTTTCAAAGTTCTGCGCCAAGTATCTACACCAGCAGGTTCTCAGTGATGAGGCATATGCAGCTGGAGACGTAGGAACTTCTCTTCAAAAGGCGTTTTTCAG AATGGATGAGATGATGCAAGGACAAAGAGGATGGCGAGAGTTGGCTGTACTCGGTGACAAAATCAATAAGTTCAGCGGAATGATTGAAGGGTTGATATGGTCACCAAGGAGCGGGGACAGCGCTAATAAACCCGATGCTTGGGCTTTTGAGGAA GGTCCTCATTCTGATTTTACTGGACCTAATTCTGGGAGCACAGCATGTGTAGCTGTTATTAGAAACAAGCAGCTATTTGTTGCAAATGCAGGGGACTCACGTTGTGTGATATCCAGAAAGGGTCAG GCTTACAATCTTTCTAGAGATCATAAACCAGATCTTGATGCTGAGAAAGAAAGGATATTAAAAGCTGGTGGCTTTATTCATGCTGGGCGAGTCAACGGAAGCTTGAATCTAGCAAGAGCTATTG GTGACATGGAATTTAAGCAGAACAAGTTTTTGTCATCTGAAAAGCAAATTGTTACAGCCAGTCCAGATGTAAACACT GTTGAACtctgtgatgatgatgatttccttgttcttgcctGCGATGGAATTTGGTAA
- the LOC104730094 gene encoding probable protein phosphatase 2C 60 isoform X1: protein MGIYLSSPKTDKFSEDGENNKLRYGLSSMQGWRASMEDAHAAILDLDENTSFLGVYDGHGGKVVSKFCAKYLHQQVLSDEAYAAGDVGTSLQKAFFRMDEMMQGQRGWRELAVLGDKINKFSGMIEGLIWSPRSGDSANKPDAWAFEEGPHSDFTGPNSGSTACVAVIRNKQLFVANAGDSRCVISRKGQAYNLSRDHKPDLDAEKERILKAGGFIHAGRVNGSLNLARAIGDMEFKQNKFLSSEKQIVTASPDVNTVELCDDDDFLVLACDGIWDCMTSQQLVDFIHEQLNSETKLSAVCEKVLDRCLAPNTAGGEGCDNMTMILVQFKKPVQSTELTHLETEPKPEPSQAEAKHDHPSTSN, encoded by the exons atgggtatATACCTTAGTTCTCCAAAAACAGATAAGTTTTCAGAAGATGGGGAAAATAATAAACTCAGATATGGTTTGTCCTCTATGCAAGGTTGGCGTGCGTCCATGGAAGATGCG CATGCTGCAATTCTTGATCTCGATGAGAACACTTCCTTCTTGGGTGTCTATGATGGCCATGGAG GTAAAGTTGTTTCAAAGTTCTGCGCCAAGTATCTACACCAGCAGGTTCTCAGTGATGAGGCATATGCAGCTGGAGACGTAGGAACTTCTCTTCAAAAGGCGTTTTTCAG AATGGATGAGATGATGCAAGGACAAAGAGGATGGCGAGAGTTGGCTGTACTCGGTGACAAAATCAATAAGTTCAGCGGAATGATTGAAGGGTTGATATGGTCACCAAGGAGCGGGGACAGCGCTAATAAACCCGATGCTTGGGCTTTTGAGGAA GGTCCTCATTCTGATTTTACTGGACCTAATTCTGGGAGCACAGCATGTGTAGCTGTTATTAGAAACAAGCAGCTATTTGTTGCAAATGCAGGGGACTCACGTTGTGTGATATCCAGAAAGGGTCAG GCTTACAATCTTTCTAGAGATCATAAACCAGATCTTGATGCTGAGAAAGAAAGGATATTAAAAGCTGGTGGCTTTATTCATGCTGGGCGAGTCAACGGAAGCTTGAATCTAGCAAGAGCTATTG GTGACATGGAATTTAAGCAGAACAAGTTTTTGTCATCTGAAAAGCAAATTGTTACAGCCAGTCCAGATGTAAACACT GTTGAACtctgtgatgatgatgatttccttgttcttgcctGCGATGGAATTTG GGATTGCATGACAAGCCAACAACTCGTTGATTTCATACATGAACAATTGAATTCA GAGACCAAACTCTCGGCAGTATGTGAAAAGGTTCTCGATAGATGTCTGGCTCCAAATACCGCAGGTGGTGAAGGCTGTGATAACATGACCATGATCTTGGTTCAATTCAAGAAGCCTGTTCAGTCCACGGAACTAACTCACTTAGAAACTgaaccaaaaccagaaccaaGCCAAGCCGAAGCGAAACATGATCACCCGAGCACATCAAACTAG